In Bacillus cereus ATCC 14579, a single window of DNA contains:
- a CDS encoding glycosyltransferase: MGNEQVKSVKEEKKLCLCMIVKNESRIMERCLNATKSIVDFVSICDTGSTDNTPEIIENWCKENEIPGTVHHEPFKNFGYNRSLAVSLAQKTYPEADYLLILDADMILEVDPNFDKTSLTEDHYLTLQYDVHIKYWLTRLLKASLPWKSVGVTHEYWDIDRSKVGANYNTRVARLETLVVNDPGDGGSKADKFERDERLLLQGINDPETTPDLHIRYLFYLAQTYFHLSQFENSIKWYKKRVEAGGWVEEVFYSLLRIGFCYEQLANRSANKQNEVTDADEKETVKGQEEQYLALAVFYFQKAWEYRPTRAEPLYQLARLYRLRSQNNIALMYALQGKEIPFPKDDLLFVDYHVYDYLFDYEISISAFYIPHKKHLGAVSQKYLESIKEKIPFHIANIVENNAKFY, encoded by the coding sequence ATGGGAAATGAGCAAGTGAAGTCTGTAAAGGAAGAAAAAAAGTTATGTCTTTGTATGATCGTTAAAAATGAGTCTAGAATTATGGAAAGATGTTTAAATGCAACAAAATCAATTGTAGACTTTGTTTCTATTTGTGATACTGGATCGACGGATAATACGCCTGAAATTATTGAAAATTGGTGTAAGGAAAATGAGATACCTGGGACGGTTCATCATGAGCCGTTTAAAAACTTTGGTTATAACAGAAGCTTAGCTGTTTCGTTAGCGCAAAAAACATACCCAGAAGCAGATTATTTATTAATATTAGATGCGGATATGATTTTAGAGGTTGATCCGAATTTCGATAAAACGAGCTTAACGGAAGATCATTATCTTACATTACAATATGATGTTCATATTAAATATTGGCTTACACGTCTTTTAAAAGCTTCTTTACCATGGAAATCTGTCGGTGTTACTCATGAGTATTGGGATATAGATCGTTCAAAAGTTGGAGCGAATTACAATACGAGGGTAGCTCGGTTAGAGACTCTTGTCGTGAATGATCCCGGAGATGGCGGGAGCAAAGCTGATAAATTTGAAAGAGATGAGAGGTTGTTGTTACAGGGAATAAACGACCCAGAAACAACGCCAGATTTGCATATAAGATATTTATTTTATTTAGCTCAGACTTATTTTCATTTAAGTCAATTTGAGAATTCAATTAAATGGTATAAAAAACGTGTGGAAGCAGGAGGATGGGTTGAAGAGGTATTCTATTCGTTATTGCGAATAGGATTTTGTTATGAGCAGTTAGCAAATCGTTCAGCAAATAAACAAAATGAAGTGACAGATGCTGATGAAAAAGAAACTGTTAAAGGGCAAGAAGAGCAATATTTAGCGTTAGCTGTTTTTTATTTTCAAAAAGCTTGGGAATATAGACCAACCCGGGCTGAACCATTATACCAACTTGCAAGGTTGTATCGATTACGATCTCAAAACAATATTGCTTTGATGTATGCTCTGCAAGGGAAGGAAATTCCTTTTCCAAAGGATGATCTACTATTTGTAGATTATCATGTGTATGATTACTTATTTGACTATGAAATTTCTATTAGTGCTTTCTATATACCTCATAAAAAACATTTAGGGGCGGTGTCGCAAAAGTATTTGGAATCGATAAAAGAAAAGATTCCATTTCATATAGCAAATATAGTAGAGAATAATGCGAAATTTTATTAA
- a CDS encoding NADPH-dependent FMN reductase has translation MKLVVINGTPRKFGRTRVVAKYIADQFEGELYDLAIEELPLYNGEESQRDLEAVKKLKTLVKAADGVVLCTPEYHNAMSGALKNSLDYLSSSEFIHKPVALLAVAGGGKGGINALNSMRTVARGVYANAIPKQVVLDGLHVQDGELGEDAKPLIHDVVKELKAYMSVYKEVKKQLGVE, from the coding sequence ATGAAACTAGTCGTTATTAACGGTACACCAAGAAAATTTGGTCGAACTCGTGTGGTGGCAAAATATATTGCGGATCAATTTGAAGGGGAATTATATGATTTAGCAATTGAGGAGTTACCTTTATACAATGGAGAAGAGTCACAACGTGATTTAGAGGCAGTAAAAAAATTAAAAACGTTAGTGAAAGCTGCGGATGGGGTTGTATTATGTACACCAGAATATCATAATGCGATGAGCGGTGCGCTGAAAAACTCTTTAGATTACTTAAGTAGTAGTGAATTTATTCATAAACCAGTTGCATTGTTAGCGGTTGCTGGTGGCGGTAAAGGTGGAATAAATGCATTAAACAGCATGCGAACGGTCGCTAGAGGTGTTTATGCAAATGCAATTCCAAAACAAGTTGTGCTTGATGGATTACATGTGCAAGATGGTGAACTTGGAGAAGATGCAAAACCATTAATTCATGATGTAGTTAAAGAATTAAAAGCATATATGAGCGTATATAAAGAGGTGAAAAAACAACTAGGAGTGGAATGA
- a CDS encoding MFS transporter yields MSSLYHDSRLYYILGANSLSAIGSGIVMITIPWLLIKESGGETTFGYVSIIATLIMFLLTPFIGQSIDRFSRKSLLLCNEGIGIAVIGIMVIWGFAGQPYHSIHYILIYIAGSFYYLLFYPTIFAFNQEIFQAEHYKSLSGTMEIQGQLTQVISGAAASFLIEIVSLKWILLVDMLTFAGAFFLFLCIPYVKKKEVKRKITFKKQLFEGIHFMKKRPKLFWFLLATYMPFIGVMMANYLIPVYISDILKANASVYAIEGTMYGVGAVVAGICIPLIMKYVKTEVSIVMTMFIYVISITAMIIEPSVIFLYGLAVFHAVGNAGTRVARNVLMMEEIPNEVMGRVDSLFRLIGTGIRIVLLMLFTAGVSKAGVMLPFYVLSCILIFSLGIAIYYVLSQRKVAANVSNKSIV; encoded by the coding sequence ATGTCCTCACTTTATCATGATTCTCGCTTGTATTACATTCTAGGAGCCAATAGTCTATCTGCTATTGGTTCCGGAATTGTTATGATAACGATTCCTTGGCTGTTAATTAAAGAGAGTGGAGGAGAGACAACATTTGGTTATGTTTCTATCATTGCAACCCTCATTATGTTTTTATTAACACCATTCATTGGGCAAAGTATTGATCGTTTTTCAAGAAAATCTTTATTGCTATGTAACGAAGGAATCGGAATAGCCGTAATCGGAATAATGGTTATATGGGGATTTGCTGGGCAACCTTATCATTCTATTCACTATATTCTTATTTATATAGCCGGATCATTCTACTATTTATTGTTTTATCCTACAATATTTGCGTTCAACCAAGAGATATTTCAAGCAGAACATTATAAAAGTTTAAGTGGAACGATGGAAATACAAGGACAGTTAACACAAGTTATTTCTGGAGCGGCTGCGAGCTTCTTAATTGAAATTGTATCTTTGAAGTGGATTTTGTTAGTAGACATGTTAACTTTTGCTGGAGCATTTTTTCTTTTCTTATGTATACCGTACGTAAAGAAAAAAGAAGTGAAAAGAAAAATAACATTTAAGAAGCAATTGTTTGAAGGAATTCACTTTATGAAAAAACGTCCTAAGCTCTTTTGGTTCTTACTGGCCACTTATATGCCGTTTATAGGTGTTATGATGGCAAATTATTTAATACCAGTTTATATTTCGGATATACTTAAAGCCAATGCCTCTGTATACGCAATAGAGGGCACGATGTACGGTGTCGGAGCGGTTGTTGCAGGAATCTGTATTCCACTCATAATGAAATATGTAAAAACAGAAGTTTCAATCGTTATGACGATGTTCATTTATGTAATTTCAATTACCGCAATGATTATTGAACCTTCCGTAATTTTCTTATATGGACTTGCAGTTTTTCATGCAGTTGGAAATGCGGGTACAAGAGTGGCGAGAAATGTATTGATGATGGAGGAAATTCCAAACGAAGTAATGGGACGTGTAGACAGCTTATTTCGCCTAATTGGTACTGGAATACGAATTGTATTATTAATGCTGTTTACAGCGGGTGTATCTAAAGCCGGAGTAATGCTTCCGTTTTACGTATTAAGCTGCATATTGATCTTCTCATTAGGAATCGCTATTTATTATGTACTATCACAACGTAAAGTAGCGGCGAATGTTTCTAATAAATCAATCGTTTAA
- a CDS encoding YdcF family protein: MNKWIFLIILLLPPLYIIYMTFRMNKVAREKLSYHSPYVLILGAKLFGDRPSLSLQNRLDVAVEYLFSHPEAKVIVSGGQGEDEDIPEAHSMRNYLMVHGIDESRILIEDQSTNTYENLKFSMDLYNVKHAVVVSNTYHLYRTKIIAKRLGMKMEALAAETPIRSKRKMYVREYAAIMKTILFDR; the protein is encoded by the coding sequence ATGAACAAATGGATCTTTCTTATCATTTTATTATTACCGCCACTATACATCATTTATATGACGTTTAGAATGAACAAAGTTGCTCGTGAAAAGTTGAGCTATCACTCTCCGTACGTTCTTATACTGGGTGCAAAGTTATTTGGAGATAGACCGTCTTTATCTCTTCAAAATCGTTTGGATGTAGCGGTGGAGTATTTATTTTCCCATCCTGAAGCGAAAGTAATTGTTTCAGGTGGTCAAGGAGAAGATGAAGATATACCGGAAGCTCACAGCATGAGAAACTATTTAATGGTACACGGTATAGATGAGAGTCGTATTTTAATAGAAGATCAATCTACAAATACGTATGAAAACTTAAAGTTTAGTATGGATTTATATAATGTGAAACATGCAGTAGTTGTAAGTAATACGTATCATTTATATCGAACGAAAATAATTGCAAAGCGTTTAGGCATGAAGATGGAGGCACTAGCTGCTGAAACACCAATTCGTTCTAAGAGAAAAATGTATGTTCGCGAATATGCTGCTATTATGAAAACAATATTGTTCGACCGTTAG
- a CDS encoding ABC transporter ATP-binding protein produces MIQFNHVSKSYEDGTKAVDSLHLEIKKGEFFVLIGPSGCGKTTTMKMINRLIETTEGSLLIDGKDIQQYNINELRWDIGYVLQQIALFPHMTIAENIAIVPEMRQWSKKEIKARVDELLHMVGLDPGIYRNRMPHELSGRQKQRVGVVRALAANPKIVLMDEPFSALDPLIKEQLQKDIVQLQKKIQKTIVFVTHDMQEALSLGDRICIMKEGKVVQLDTPEGIIHNPKNEFVEEFIGNRGRTWYQGKSIADVLPLDQSVQLEGQALSLHSSLQKALVRVRDEEVVPVEKNGQYIGALTSRHIVNYIVEQMKERG; encoded by the coding sequence GTGATTCAATTTAATCATGTGTCAAAATCGTATGAAGATGGCACGAAAGCAGTGGATTCATTGCATTTAGAAATTAAAAAGGGAGAATTTTTTGTTCTCATCGGTCCGAGTGGATGCGGTAAAACAACGACAATGAAGATGATTAATCGTTTAATCGAAACGACTGAAGGATCGCTTTTAATCGATGGAAAAGATATTCAACAATATAATATAAATGAATTACGTTGGGATATAGGATACGTGTTGCAACAGATTGCTTTGTTTCCTCATATGACAATTGCTGAAAATATTGCAATTGTTCCTGAAATGAGGCAATGGAGCAAAAAAGAAATTAAAGCACGCGTCGATGAATTGTTACATATGGTTGGATTAGATCCGGGTATTTATCGAAATCGTATGCCTCATGAATTGTCAGGAAGACAAAAACAACGTGTCGGTGTCGTGCGAGCATTAGCTGCAAACCCGAAAATCGTTCTTATGGATGAACCATTTAGTGCGTTAGATCCATTAATTAAGGAACAGCTTCAGAAAGATATTGTACAGTTGCAAAAAAAGATTCAAAAAACAATCGTATTTGTAACACATGATATGCAAGAAGCATTATCACTTGGAGATCGCATTTGTATTATGAAAGAAGGAAAAGTTGTTCAACTAGATACACCAGAAGGAATTATACATAATCCGAAAAATGAATTTGTAGAGGAGTTTATTGGAAATCGCGGACGAACTTGGTATCAGGGGAAAAGTATAGCAGATGTATTGCCGCTTGATCAAAGTGTGCAATTAGAAGGGCAGGCGCTATCATTACATTCTTCTTTACAAAAAGCGTTAGTTCGTGTGCGTGATGAGGAGGTCGTTCCAGTTGAAAAAAACGGTCAATATATTGGAGCGTTAACAAGTCGTCATATTGTCAATTACATTGTTGAACAAATGAAGGAAAGAGGCTAA